CGAAGGGCTCCTCCCTTCCCGCGCCCGGACGCCTCGTCGTCTCGGACGACCACCTCCGCGCCCGCGGCCCGCGCGACCTGCGCGGTTTCGTCCTCGCAGCGGTCCGCCACGACGAGCAGACGGTCGGACCCCGGCCGCATCGCCTGCCGGAACCGCGGCAGGCTCTCGCGCAACGAGCCGGCGTCGTCGTGCGACGGAACGAGAATGAGCACGGCGGGATTATGGCGGAAGAGCGGTGCCCTTCGGGCGAGAGACCGCACCTTCCGAGGCGAGCGCTCGACCAAAGGGGTCCCCACGGGGCTGCGCCCGCGCGAAGGAGCGCGGCGCGCTCAGACCGTGATCAGGCGGAACGAGGGGACGACCTCGCGCCCGAGAACGCTCCGCAGCACCGTCGCGTGGAGCACCTCGTCGCTCATGATGCGCGCGGCGCCTTCGGAGAGCGTCCGATCGTTGAACTTCGGGACCACCGACAGGTAGGCCCGCGCCGCTCCGACCTCGAGTTGGAAAGCCAGCGCGAGCACGTCCTTCTCGTCCTTCAGCGGCACGCTCCAGCCGTACTTCTCGGCCGGCAGGACGGGCCGGCCCCCCTTCCCGCGAATGATCTTCGTCAGGAGGTCGCGGTGCCCTTCGTGGCTCTGCTGGAACTCGAGGC
The nucleotide sequence above comes from Thermoanaerobaculia bacterium. Encoded proteins:
- a CDS encoding glycosyl transferase; this encodes MLILVPSHDDAGSLRESLPRFRQAMRPGSDRLLVVADRCEDETAQVARAAGAEVVVRDDEASGRGKGGALR
- a CDS encoding ferritin-like domain-containing protein; translation: MTVDRRKLIFGTLAAGAAAPALTRAASAIAPSSGSSDVDMLNVALGLEHEAIYAYTLAGSSGLLSAKAAEVGLEFQQSHEGHRDLLTKIIRGKGGRPVLPAEKYGWSVPLKDEKDVLALAFQLEVGAARAYLSVVPKFNDRTLSEGAARIMSDEVLHATVLRSVLGREVVPSFRLITV